One Bacillus sp. FJAT-52991 genomic region harbors:
- a CDS encoding GlsB/YeaQ/YmgE family stress response membrane protein yields MGFIMYLIVGGIIGWVAGLILGKDIPGGIFGNIIAGIIGAWIGDALFRTMGPTLGGIAIVPALIGSIILIFVVSFIMKQINHAK; encoded by the coding sequence ATGGGATTTATAATGTACTTAATTGTAGGAGGAATTATTGGCTGGGTGGCGGGCCTTATTTTAGGTAAAGATATTCCAGGGGGTATTTTTGGTAATATCATCGCAGGAATTATTGGCGCTTGGATTGGCGATGCTTTATTTAGAACGATGGGTCCAACTCTAGGAGGAATCGCTATTGTTCCCGCTTTAATCGGGAGCATCATTCTTATATTTGTTGTTAGCTTTATAATGAAGCAAATAAACCATGCAAAATGA
- a CDS encoding YkuS family protein: MAKIAVESSLQNVKQVLQEKGHQVVNMENESDMQNCDCCVVTGLDSNLMGMQTAITKAAIIEASGLSAEEVCQQVESRIQ, from the coding sequence ATGGCTAAAATCGCTGTCGAAAGTTCTCTGCAAAACGTCAAACAAGTGTTGCAAGAAAAGGGACATCAAGTAGTAAATATGGAAAATGAGTCAGATATGCAAAATTGTGATTGCTGTGTGGTAACGGGGCTGGATTCTAATTTGATGGGAATGCAAACAGCCATTACTAAAGCAGCAATTATAGAAGCAAGTGGTTTGAGTGCCGAAGAAGTTTGTCAACAAGTAGAAAGTAGAATTCAATAA
- a CDS encoding YueH family protein, producing the protein MKIRKTLLHDKEIKVYVYENKKEETFVVAVPTQEWSFSFTYENSGEGFVNQLSSSLMNTGLEEQPAEELARRIYQWTCEM; encoded by the coding sequence GTGAAAATCAGAAAAACTTTATTGCACGATAAGGAAATAAAAGTATATGTATACGAGAATAAAAAAGAGGAAACATTCGTTGTTGCCGTTCCCACGCAAGAATGGTCTTTTTCTTTCACATACGAAAATAGCGGAGAAGGTTTTGTCAACCAATTATCTTCTTCATTAATGAACACAGGTTTAGAGGAGCAGCCTGCTGAAGAACTTGCTCGTCGAATTTATCAGTGGACATGCGAAATGTAA
- a CDS encoding NupC/NupG family nucleoside CNT transporter, translated as MTYIWGLFGILVVLGIGYIFSTNRKMIKWRTVLGGLAIQLLFAFIVLKWDWGQARMQDFTMLVNAIIDYSRAGIDFLFGGLYTKESNITFVFALNVLPVVIFFSALISVLYYLGIMQVFIKFIGGALSKLLGTRKAESISAAANIFVGQTEAPLVIKPYINKMTESELFAVMTGGLASVAGSVLVGYSLLGVPLEYLLAASFMAAPAGLVMAKLFVPETNLDPEPKEFEMEVDSDSTNVIDAAARGASVGLQLALNIGAMLLAFIALVAMINGLLGWIGSIMGLENLSLELLLGYIFSPLAFAIGVPWEEAIQAGNYIGQKLVINEFVAYSNFAPEIPNLSEKTVAILSFALCGFANISSMAILLGGLGNLAPNRRADIARLGLKSVLAGALASILSAAIAGMLI; from the coding sequence TTGACTTATATTTGGGGTCTATTTGGTATTTTAGTTGTCCTTGGAATAGGCTACATCTTTTCTACAAATAGAAAGATGATTAAATGGAGAACGGTGCTTGGCGGACTAGCCATTCAGCTTTTGTTTGCTTTCATCGTTTTAAAATGGGACTGGGGTCAAGCAAGAATGCAAGACTTCACTATGCTTGTAAATGCCATTATTGACTATTCACGAGCAGGGATTGATTTTTTATTTGGTGGATTATATACAAAGGAATCGAATATCACCTTTGTATTTGCTTTAAATGTTTTGCCAGTCGTCATTTTCTTTTCTGCTTTAATCTCCGTTCTATATTATTTAGGGATTATGCAGGTTTTCATTAAATTTATCGGGGGAGCGCTCTCTAAATTGCTTGGCACTCGAAAAGCTGAATCAATATCAGCAGCAGCTAATATTTTCGTTGGCCAAACAGAAGCACCGCTTGTGATCAAACCTTATATTAATAAAATGACGGAATCCGAGTTATTTGCGGTAATGACAGGTGGATTAGCTTCTGTAGCAGGGTCTGTTCTTGTCGGTTATTCTTTATTAGGAGTACCTTTAGAATATTTACTAGCTGCTAGCTTTATGGCTGCTCCTGCAGGACTTGTCATGGCTAAGTTATTTGTTCCTGAAACGAATTTAGATCCTGAACCGAAAGAGTTTGAAATGGAAGTAGATTCCGACTCTACTAATGTAATCGATGCTGCAGCTAGAGGGGCTTCTGTCGGTTTACAGCTGGCATTAAACATCGGTGCGATGCTTCTTGCCTTTATCGCATTAGTAGCGATGATCAATGGTTTATTAGGTTGGATCGGAAGCATAATGGGCTTAGAAAATTTATCACTCGAACTCCTTTTGGGCTACATTTTTTCCCCGCTTGCTTTTGCGATTGGTGTACCATGGGAAGAGGCAATTCAAGCAGGAAATTATATTGGTCAAAAACTCGTCATTAATGAGTTTGTCGCTTATTCGAATTTTGCCCCTGAGATTCCGAATTTATCTGAAAAAACAGTAGCCATTTTAAGCTTTGCTCTTTGCGGCTTTGCCAACATTTCATCGATGGCGATCTTGCTCGGTGGGCTTGGTAATTTAGCTCCAAATCGGCGAGCAGATATTGCTCGCTTGGGACTTAAATCCGTTCTGGCAGGTGCTCTTGCCTCCATATTAAGCGCGGCGATCGCTGGCATGCTTATTTAA
- a CDS encoding peptide chain release factor 3 encodes MASLKEEVLSRRTFAIISHPDAGKTTLTEKLLLFGGAIRDAGTVKGKKTGKYATSDWMDIEKQRGISVTSSVMQFQYDDYRVNILDTPGHQDFSEDTYRTLMAVDSAVMIVDAAKGIEAQTIKLFKVCRMRGIPIFTFINKLDRQAKLPLELLAELEEVLGIESYPMNWPIGMGKEFFGIYDRFNQRIEQFRVENEEDRFLPLNEDGELAVDHEITKSALYDQTLEEIMLLEEAGNEFSKERIANGTLTPVFFGSALTNFGVQTFLETYLQFAPPPQPRNSDKGEIDPVSEQFSGFIFKIQANMNPAHRDRIAFFRICSGKFERGMNITLTRTGKSSKVSQSTQFLADDRSTVNEAVSGDIIGLYDTGTYQIGDTLVGEKPLFQYEKLPQFTPELFVKVAAKNVMKQKSFHKGIQQLVQEGAIQLYKTLRTEDYILGAVGQLQFEVFEHRMKSEYNSEVVMEPMGSKIARWIENEQDVKESLSNSRSLLVKDRYDRLVFLFENEFALRWFSDKNEHLKLYNIME; translated from the coding sequence ATGGCTTCATTAAAAGAAGAAGTTCTTTCTAGAAGAACATTTGCGATTATTTCCCATCCAGATGCTGGGAAAACAACATTAACAGAGAAATTATTACTGTTTGGAGGCGCGATTCGTGATGCGGGAACAGTAAAAGGAAAGAAAACCGGGAAGTATGCAACATCTGATTGGATGGATATTGAAAAGCAAAGAGGAATTTCTGTTACTTCTTCTGTTATGCAATTTCAATATGATGACTATCGAGTAAATATTTTGGACACACCTGGGCATCAAGATTTCAGTGAAGATACGTATCGAACATTAATGGCGGTAGATAGTGCGGTTATGATTGTCGATGCGGCAAAAGGGATTGAGGCACAAACGATTAAATTATTTAAAGTATGCCGCATGAGAGGGATCCCTATTTTTACCTTTATTAATAAGTTGGATCGACAAGCGAAATTGCCACTTGAACTTCTAGCCGAGCTTGAAGAAGTGCTTGGTATTGAGTCTTATCCGATGAACTGGCCGATTGGAATGGGGAAAGAATTTTTTGGTATTTATGATCGCTTTAATCAGCGGATTGAACAATTCCGAGTGGAAAATGAAGAAGATCGTTTTCTTCCATTGAATGAAGACGGAGAATTAGCTGTTGATCATGAGATCACTAAGTCGGCTTTATATGATCAAACGCTTGAAGAAATCATGCTTCTTGAAGAAGCGGGCAATGAGTTTTCTAAAGAGCGAATTGCTAACGGAACGCTAACGCCGGTATTCTTTGGTAGTGCGTTAACGAATTTCGGCGTGCAAACATTTTTAGAAACGTATTTGCAGTTTGCACCGCCACCACAGCCACGCAACTCTGACAAGGGAGAAATTGATCCTGTCAGTGAACAGTTTTCTGGCTTTATATTTAAAATTCAAGCGAACATGAATCCTGCTCACCGTGATCGCATTGCTTTCTTTAGAATTTGTTCAGGAAAATTTGAACGGGGAATGAATATTACGTTAACGAGAACGGGAAAATCATCCAAAGTGTCACAGTCAACACAATTTTTGGCTGATGACCGCAGTACTGTGAATGAAGCGGTAAGCGGAGATATTATTGGTTTATATGATACAGGTACTTATCAAATTGGTGATACATTAGTCGGAGAAAAACCACTCTTTCAATATGAAAAATTACCGCAATTTACACCAGAGCTTTTTGTTAAAGTAGCGGCGAAAAATGTGATGAAACAAAAAAGCTTCCATAAAGGCATTCAGCAGCTTGTGCAAGAAGGAGCGATTCAGCTCTATAAAACATTACGGACGGAAGATTATATTCTTGGTGCTGTAGGCCAACTTCAATTTGAAGTGTTTGAGCATCGAATGAAAAGCGAGTATAATTCAGAAGTCGTTATGGAGCCGATGGGATCAAAGATTGCTCGTTGGATCGAAAATGAACAAGATGTAAAGGAGAGTTTATCTAATTCCCGAAGCTTACTTGTCAAAGACCGATATGATCGACTTGTCTTTTTGTTTGAA